From a region of the Gemmatimonadota bacterium genome:
- a CDS encoding outer membrane beta-barrel protein, with amino-acid sequence MRCGMLYNCLLLKGGISMNRYLMLKMWLLALLVAVPVSAQEARYGAGVFFNRSVPVLGFHERYSASQVYGAVLDYQVSSRATMEFEYHHMTMDNGKIEGLAFTWPIDKQKYLSPDANSRFNLNSFLINALAYLNTRKSGSDLQLLPYIAVGAGFYDYQDRITGLIYPGQKEEPLNADLMLNDREDEHTALGANVGLGMTVVQGRFGLDIRGRYHMILGDLRPMEAWNLPGVFPLAMFDFRTAFKLYW; translated from the coding sequence ATGAGGTGTGGAATGTTATACAACTGTTTACTGTTAAAAGGAGGCATATCTATGAATAGATATTTGATGTTGAAGATGTGGCTACTGGCATTGTTGGTCGCGGTGCCGGTTTCTGCCCAGGAGGCTCGATACGGTGCTGGCGTGTTTTTTAACCGCAGTGTGCCCGTGTTGGGGTTTCACGAGCGGTATTCGGCTTCTCAGGTTTATGGTGCGGTGCTGGATTATCAGGTCAGTTCGCGCGCTACGATGGAGTTTGAATACCATCACATGACAATGGATAATGGAAAGATCGAAGGTCTGGCGTTTACATGGCCTATTGACAAGCAAAAATATTTGAGTCCAGATGCGAATTCCAGGTTTAATCTCAACAGTTTTTTGATCAATGCGCTGGCGTATCTCAATACCCGAAAGTCCGGCAGTGATTTGCAGCTTTTGCCCTATATCGCTGTGGGGGCGGGGTTCTACGATTATCAGGATCGGATTACTGGTCTGATTTATCCGGGACAAAAAGAGGAGCCTTTGAATGCGGATCTGATGCTGAATGATCGAGAGGATGAACATACGGCTCTGGGTGCGAATGTGGGGTTGGGCATGACGGTGGTGCAGGGGCGATTCGGGCTGGATATCCGCGGGCGTTATCACATGATTTTGGGTGATTTGCGTCCTATGGAGGCGTGGAATCTGCCCGGAGTATTTCCTCTTGCAATGTTCGATTTCAGGACGGCGTTCAAATTGTACTGGTAG
- a CDS encoding phytanoyl-CoA dioxygenase family protein codes for MAAISEKVASRVTEDDVAFYRENGYLVIPDALTPEEVEILRDETTALCRGERGDIGNLPAVSPDDTDADVIKRILCIHHVHRISPIMYDALSHPVMVDGLTSVIGPNVKCMQSMLFIKSAGKPGQAWHQDEIYIPTRDQSLTGGWFALDDATTENGCLWVIPGSHKRGILWPQHVQHDKRFDCAHETFRFPYTDDDAIPVEVKTGALVFFHGYLLHRSFPNRAKSGFRRVLVNHYMSAESLLPWRNLKPGERMATADMREIIMIAGEDPYAYKGTKITGQPNVRTAGDGGCGDGRQDLRS; via the coding sequence ATGGCAGCCATCTCCGAAAAAGTCGCCTCTCGCGTAACCGAAGACGACGTGGCTTTTTACCGCGAAAATGGATACCTCGTAATCCCCGATGCACTCACCCCCGAAGAAGTCGAAATCCTGCGCGATGAAACCACTGCCCTGTGCCGAGGGGAGCGCGGCGACATAGGCAATTTACCCGCTGTCTCGCCCGACGACACCGACGCCGACGTAATCAAACGCATCCTGTGTATCCACCACGTACACAGAATCTCACCCATCATGTACGACGCGCTATCCCATCCCGTCATGGTCGATGGCCTCACCAGCGTCATCGGACCCAATGTCAAATGCATGCAATCCATGCTCTTCATCAAAAGCGCGGGAAAACCCGGCCAAGCATGGCATCAGGATGAAATCTACATCCCCACTCGCGACCAGTCGCTCACGGGCGGCTGGTTTGCCCTTGACGATGCCACGACTGAAAACGGCTGCTTGTGGGTCATTCCCGGCTCGCACAAACGCGGCATATTGTGGCCTCAACACGTACAGCACGACAAGCGATTTGACTGCGCCCATGAAACCTTCCGATTCCCCTACACAGATGACGACGCCATCCCCGTCGAAGTCAAAACAGGCGCGCTCGTCTTCTTTCACGGCTACCTGCTCCACCGCTCATTCCCCAACCGCGCCAAATCCGGCTTCCGTCGCGTACTCGTCAACCACTACATGAGCGCGGAATCCCTCCTCCCCTGGCGCAATTTGAAACCCGGCGAACGCATGGCAACCGCAGACATGCGGGAAATCATCATGATCGCAGGCGAAGACCCTTATGCTTATAAAGGCACTAAAATAACGGGACAACCGAATGTGCGCACGGCTGGCGATGGCGGATGCGGCGACGGCAGACAAGATTTACGATCCTGA
- a CDS encoding sulfatase, whose protein sequence is MFKEGCILNRRPNFVVIFLDDSGWADFRPFGETAYPTPNVEKLAAGGCCYHQFYVPQAICSASRASLLTGCYPGRHKLYGAIPPRARGLDPSFATIAEVLKPVGYATGVFGKWHIGDHEDTRPPARGFDESSGLMYSNDMWKYHPQSRHFDTMELQFWKNGEIVIDDVSPEQQKMLTTWYTEHAVDFIGRHADEPFFLYVPHNMPHVPLFCSDKFDGKSGEGLYADVMMEIDWSVGEIVNALEKAGVADDTVVVFTSDNGPWISYGNHAGKTPYREAKGTGFDGGTRSACVMHYPNGIPAGEISHQAFCSVDFLPTFAKLAGADLPDYTIDGVDVWDIVTCQPDATNSHVYYPVSTGRTFDGVVSGDGKWKLHLPHDYRTLVEAGNDGAPGQYDTAHIELSLFDMENDPYETTNVIDEYPEVAQELKALAEKHRDMWWVERN, encoded by the coding sequence ATTTTTAAGGAGGGTTGTATCTTGAACAGAAGACCAAATTTTGTGGTGATTTTTTTAGATGATTCCGGATGGGCGGATTTTCGGCCATTTGGAGAGACGGCGTATCCGACGCCCAATGTGGAAAAATTGGCGGCGGGCGGGTGTTGTTATCACCAGTTTTACGTGCCTCAGGCAATTTGTTCGGCGTCGCGGGCGTCATTGTTGACGGGGTGTTATCCTGGCAGGCATAAGCTTTATGGCGCGATTCCGCCCCGGGCACGGGGTTTGGATCCGAGTTTTGCCACGATTGCTGAGGTTCTTAAACCAGTGGGATATGCAACGGGGGTGTTTGGCAAGTGGCATATTGGCGATCACGAGGATACGCGACCACCCGCTCGGGGGTTTGACGAGTCGTCGGGTTTGATGTATTCCAACGATATGTGGAAGTACCATCCGCAGAGCAGGCATTTTGATACTATGGAATTGCAGTTCTGGAAAAATGGCGAGATCGTTATTGACGATGTGTCGCCAGAGCAGCAGAAGATGCTGACGACCTGGTACACGGAGCATGCGGTCGATTTTATCGGGCGTCACGCCGATGAGCCGTTTTTCCTATATGTGCCCCACAATATGCCGCATGTACCGCTGTTTTGTAGCGATAAGTTCGACGGAAAATCGGGGGAAGGTTTGTATGCCGATGTGATGATGGAGATCGATTGGTCGGTGGGTGAGATCGTGAATGCGCTTGAAAAAGCAGGCGTGGCGGATGATACGGTTGTGGTTTTTACGTCGGATAATGGGCCCTGGATTTCTTATGGCAATCACGCGGGGAAGACGCCTTATCGCGAGGCGAAGGGGACGGGTTTTGACGGGGGTACGCGTTCGGCGTGTGTGATGCACTATCCCAATGGCATTCCCGCGGGTGAGATATCGCATCAGGCATTTTGTTCGGTGGATTTTTTGCCGACGTTTGCGAAGCTGGCGGGGGCGGATTTGCCGGATTATACGATTGATGGGGTCGATGTTTGGGATATTGTGACGTGCCAGCCAGATGCGACGAATTCGCATGTGTATTATCCGGTTTCAACTGGGCGAACTTTCGATGGGGTGGTCAGTGGAGATGGCAAGTGGAAGTTGCATTTGCCACACGATTATCGCACGCTTGTAGAAGCGGGCAATGACGGAGCGCCAGGGCAATACGATACCGCGCATATCGAGTTGTCGCTTTTTGATATGGAAAACGATCCCTACGAGACGACCAATGTGATTGACGAGTATCCCGAGGTGGCGCAAGAACTGAAGGCATTGGCTGAAAAGCATCGGGATATGTGGTGGGTGGAGAGAAATTAA
- a CDS encoding phytanoyl-CoA dioxygenase family protein produces the protein MGISGKEWSPTLTEKETVMFDLKGYILFPAVLSDDEMAPIVEQCEKLRTDRDSLPPEARCLPGGPASILIDHPAIMRVLHTVIDDETEKIRLEGAFLSYRFKGDNHRGWTPHAGGKSVNPNYSYQYHDGRIYSGMTRVVWELNGVEKGKGGTAFIPGSHKSNYRKKLPLFDDPDSGVWDTYGCPPGSLLVFSEAVRHTSCVWTQDVPRMALFYAYNHINVRHHKPGFTDEMLNSLSPEHRRFFSEVYHPQFDGDEWKRRLNR, from the coding sequence ATGGGTATTTCGGGAAAGGAATGGTCGCCGACTTTGACGGAGAAAGAAACCGTGATGTTTGACCTGAAGGGGTATATTCTTTTTCCGGCTGTTTTGAGCGATGATGAGATGGCGCCGATTGTGGAACAGTGTGAGAAATTGCGTACCGATAGAGATTCTTTGCCACCTGAAGCGCGTTGTTTGCCGGGTGGTCCCGCGTCGATATTAATTGATCATCCGGCGATTATGCGGGTGTTACATACGGTTATTGACGATGAGACCGAGAAGATCCGTCTGGAAGGCGCGTTTTTGTCTTATCGCTTTAAGGGTGATAATCACAGGGGATGGACGCCGCATGCCGGGGGTAAGTCCGTGAATCCCAATTATAGCTATCAGTACCACGACGGGCGGATTTATTCCGGGATGACGAGGGTGGTTTGGGAATTAAATGGCGTGGAGAAGGGGAAAGGGGGGACGGCGTTTATTCCAGGGAGCCACAAGTCCAATTACAGGAAAAAGCTGCCTTTGTTCGACGATCCCGATTCGGGGGTGTGGGATACGTATGGCTGTCCGCCGGGTTCTCTGCTGGTTTTTTCCGAGGCTGTGCGCCATACGTCTTGTGTTTGGACGCAGGATGTGCCGCGGATGGCCCTGTTTTACGCTTATAATCACATCAATGTGCGCCATCACAAGCCCGGGTTTACTGACGAGATGCTCAATTCACTTTCGCCAGAACACCGCCGGTTTTTCAGCGAGGTGTATCACCCGCAATTTGATGGCGATGAATGGAAAAGGCGTCTGAATCGTTGA
- a CDS encoding Gfo/Idh/MocA family oxidoreductase, producing the protein MVKMAQYGTKHGHAAGKLRSMQTNAEVEVVGVFEPDERRREEVAQSGGYEGVYWFESEAEMLGDDEIVAVASEGANVESLDQTEAIIQAGKHVWYDKPAGENWDQWQRIIARAREGDLLIQMGYMFRYHDGYCKIAEWVHSGFLGDVFAVRAHMSTFLGKAQKKVVAVHQGGVFFDLCGHQLDQIVHLLGRPERVTPFLREDMFEVEGFTDNGVGIFEFERAIAIVDIAALEPRPNARRFEVYGTKGSAIMEPMEPAEKIRLCLDEARDGFEEGVQFVDVAQQSRQDLYDLELEAFLPAIRGTRAPDRSYEHELLVQEAVLRGVGRL; encoded by the coding sequence ATGGTTAAAATGGCGCAATACGGTACAAAACACGGTCACGCAGCCGGAAAATTGCGGTCGATGCAAACCAATGCTGAGGTGGAGGTGGTTGGTGTGTTTGAACCCGATGAGAGACGCCGCGAGGAGGTGGCGCAATCGGGCGGTTATGAAGGCGTTTATTGGTTTGAATCGGAAGCGGAGATGCTGGGCGATGATGAGATTGTAGCTGTTGCATCAGAGGGTGCAAATGTCGAGAGTCTGGATCAGACAGAGGCCATTATTCAAGCGGGAAAGCACGTGTGGTACGACAAGCCCGCTGGGGAAAATTGGGATCAGTGGCAGCGGATTATCGCACGGGCACGTGAGGGGGATTTGCTGATTCAGATGGGGTACATGTTTCGGTATCACGATGGGTATTGCAAGATCGCAGAGTGGGTGCATTCGGGGTTTTTGGGCGATGTGTTTGCGGTTCGAGCGCATATGTCCACGTTTCTGGGTAAGGCGCAGAAAAAAGTTGTCGCGGTGCATCAGGGTGGGGTGTTTTTCGATTTGTGCGGGCATCAGCTCGATCAGATTGTCCATCTTTTGGGCAGGCCTGAGCGCGTGACGCCATTTTTGCGCGAAGATATGTTCGAGGTCGAGGGTTTTACCGATAATGGAGTGGGTATTTTTGAATTTGAGCGAGCGATAGCCATTGTCGATATCGCGGCGCTGGAGCCGCGGCCCAACGCGCGTCGGTTTGAGGTGTATGGCACAAAGGGCAGTGCGATTATGGAGCCGATGGAGCCTGCGGAGAAAATCCGTCTGTGCTTGGACGAGGCGCGCGATGGGTTTGAAGAGGGTGTTCAATTTGTCGATGTGGCACAACAATCGCGGCAGGATTTGTACGATTTGGAATTAGAGGCGTTTTTACCGGCTATTCGAGGTACGCGCGCGCCGGATCGATCTTATGAACACGAGTTGCTGGTTCAAGAGGCTGTGTTGCGAGGCGTTGGGCGTCTTTAA
- a CDS encoding sulfatase-like hydrolase/transferase, translated as MNTSCWFKRLCCEALGVFKDEEETVNVICVMLDSLRADHVGVYGDRARTPNMDRIARESLVFSKAYSGSFPTLPCRRDLFTGRWGHPFNTWDKMEQNLPTMAERFRREGYTTGLVFDTPMFMTQGNFLDRGFGSISWIRGQGGEPWISDALEEIKWPASEDKVKSGVIRYLANQRGRLFESDYLGPRVFTEAMHWLERNYVKDGFFLWIDSWDPHEPWDPPQYYVDMYDPGYEGDELIYPCYGFSNYMTDEELNHVRALYAAEVTMTDRWLGMLWDTIDVLGLKENTVFLLIADHGHYFGDHGLQGKPWGDWGQLYDPMIHIPFMVYHPDGAMAGKQVDSLVQPVDVFPTLCGLAGLDVPDGVQGESFADVLLGKTVQHREFAISGRNLNDSWGTVPATITDGTWTLVYWPNKDLKYKGPKPIRTERYDCRNMPERRMDELFYMPEDPGQENNVIAEHPEEARRLHRALLELIEDTETDPEIAKTYLPAPGDQYQ; from the coding sequence ATGAACACGAGTTGCTGGTTCAAGAGGCTGTGTTGCGAGGCGTTGGGCGTCTTTAAAGATGAGGAGGAAACTGTGAACGTTATTTGTGTCATGCTGGATTCGTTGCGGGCAGATCACGTGGGTGTTTATGGCGACCGGGCAAGGACGCCGAATATGGATCGCATTGCGCGTGAATCGCTGGTGTTTTCAAAGGCGTATTCGGGATCGTTTCCGACTCTGCCGTGTCGGCGCGATTTGTTTACGGGACGGTGGGGGCATCCGTTTAATACATGGGATAAAATGGAACAGAATTTGCCCACGATGGCCGAGCGTTTTCGCCGCGAAGGATATACAACAGGGCTGGTTTTTGATACGCCGATGTTTATGACCCAGGGCAATTTTCTGGATCGCGGATTTGGTTCTATTTCGTGGATTCGCGGGCAGGGGGGTGAGCCGTGGATTAGCGATGCATTGGAGGAGATCAAATGGCCTGCCAGTGAGGATAAAGTAAAATCCGGGGTGATTCGCTATCTGGCGAATCAGCGCGGGCGGTTGTTTGAATCGGATTATCTGGGTCCTCGCGTGTTTACCGAGGCGATGCACTGGCTGGAGCGAAATTATGTGAAGGATGGTTTTTTTCTGTGGATCGATTCGTGGGATCCGCACGAGCCGTGGGATCCGCCGCAGTATTATGTGGATATGTACGATCCGGGTTATGAAGGCGATGAGCTTATTTATCCGTGTTATGGGTTCAGCAATTATATGACGGATGAGGAACTCAATCACGTGCGTGCACTGTACGCGGCTGAGGTGACGATGACGGATCGGTGGTTGGGAATGTTGTGGGATACGATAGATGTGTTGGGTTTAAAGGAGAATACGGTTTTTTTGCTGATAGCTGATCACGGACACTATTTTGGCGACCACGGATTGCAGGGCAAGCCCTGGGGAGATTGGGGACAACTTTACGATCCGATGATTCACATTCCGTTTATGGTTTATCATCCGGATGGAGCGATGGCGGGCAAACAGGTGGATAGTCTGGTGCAGCCGGTGGATGTGTTTCCGACGCTTTGCGGTCTGGCGGGATTGGATGTGCCCGATGGCGTGCAGGGGGAGTCATTTGCCGATGTTTTGTTGGGTAAGACGGTACAACACCGGGAGTTTGCAATTAGCGGGCGCAATTTGAATGATAGCTGGGGCACGGTGCCTGCTACAATAACTGATGGTACCTGGACGCTGGTGTATTGGCCCAATAAAGATCTCAAATACAAAGGTCCCAAACCGATTCGCACCGAGCGCTACGATTGTCGCAATATGCCAGAGCGCCGCATGGATGAGTTGTTTTATATGCCGGAAGATCCCGGTCAGGAAAATAATGTGATTGCCGAGCATCCCGAAGAAGCAAGGCGGTTGCACAGGGCGCTTTTGGAACTGATTGAGGATACAGAGACCGATCCGGAGATTGCGAAAACGTACTTGCCCGCGCCGGGCGATCAGTACCAGTGA
- a CDS encoding alpha-glucosidase/alpha-galactosidase, producing the protein MANKVTIFGAGSVVFSLGLVKDLCLTKELNGSHVCFMDINEEVLDVIYELGRRYAEDLSADMTFEKTTSREAALQDADFVINTATVTHNEYFMQRRRKMTAELGYFYDKTGMPEYHNLQLMLDVARDMEKLCPDAWILLAGNPVFAGTTLMTRETGIKVCGLCHGHYGYAGVARTLGLDPDEVTWQAPGLNHNIWMTDFIYENEDMYPKLDRWVAEESEAYWELLAREGKAIPTQMSRASIHQYKMYGLMPIGDTPRRGGWWYHTDLDARKYWYDPNGGKDTPAGRDAVLAGKAEKYEQMKAAAYDEKIRPVDLFGDQMTHEQHIPIMNGLVNNVEGQFQVNVPNHGVLPGIPDDVAVEVPAIVNKKGIQPLRVPPLPKKIMLECIYPDWLNMERTLEAVLSGDKSMMLFGVLESKETKSYQHGLEVLDALFNIEPNEPMKYVENINEHFAWPKNWA; encoded by the coding sequence ATGGCAAATAAGGTGACGATTTTTGGTGCGGGTAGCGTGGTGTTTTCACTCGGGCTGGTGAAGGATTTATGTCTGACAAAGGAGTTGAATGGCAGCCACGTTTGTTTTATGGATATCAACGAGGAAGTGCTCGATGTGATTTACGAACTCGGGCGGCGGTATGCCGAGGATTTGAGCGCGGATATGACGTTTGAGAAAACGACGAGTAGGGAGGCCGCGTTACAGGATGCCGATTTCGTGATCAATACGGCGACGGTGACGCACAATGAGTATTTTATGCAGCGACGGCGCAAGATGACGGCGGAGCTCGGGTATTTTTACGATAAGACCGGGATGCCCGAGTATCACAATTTGCAACTGATGCTGGATGTGGCGCGGGATATGGAGAAGCTATGTCCCGATGCGTGGATTTTGCTGGCGGGTAATCCGGTGTTTGCGGGGACGACATTGATGACGCGGGAGACGGGCATTAAGGTGTGCGGGTTGTGTCACGGGCATTATGGCTACGCGGGTGTGGCGCGCACGTTGGGATTGGATCCGGATGAGGTGACGTGGCAGGCTCCGGGACTGAATCACAATATCTGGATGACGGATTTTATCTATGAAAATGAGGATATGTATCCGAAGTTGGATCGATGGGTTGCTGAGGAGAGCGAGGCGTATTGGGAGCTGTTGGCCCGAGAGGGCAAGGCGATTCCTACGCAGATGTCGCGTGCGTCGATTCATCAATACAAGATGTATGGTTTGATGCCTATTGGCGATACGCCCCGGCGGGGCGGCTGGTGGTATCATACGGATCTGGATGCGCGGAAATACTGGTACGATCCCAATGGCGGTAAAGACACGCCAGCCGGGCGCGATGCGGTGCTGGCGGGTAAGGCAGAAAAATACGAGCAGATGAAGGCGGCGGCTTATGATGAGAAAATTCGGCCGGTTGATCTTTTTGGCGACCAGATGACGCACGAGCAGCATATTCCGATTATGAATGGGCTGGTGAATAATGTGGAAGGTCAGTTTCAGGTGAATGTCCCCAATCACGGCGTTTTGCCGGGTATTCCCGACGATGTGGCGGTGGAAGTTCCCGCGATTGTGAATAAGAAGGGTATTCAGCCTTTGCGCGTGCCGCCATTGCCAAAGAAAATTATGCTGGAGTGCATTTATCCCGATTGGCTCAATATGGAGCGTACGCTTGAGGCGGTTTTGTCGGGTGATAAGTCGATGATGTTATTTGGCGTGCTCGAAAGTAAGGAGACAAAATCATACCAGCACGGGTTGGAGGTGCTGGATGCGCTGTTTAATATTGAACCCAATGAGCCGATGAAATACGTGGAAAATATTAACGAGCATTTTGCTTGGCCGAAGAATTGGGCATAG
- a CDS encoding sugar phosphate isomerase/epimerase, with translation MKYGIRDNMLKAPLEAVFSVAKDIGFDGVEFCVGRDYGENILWEDGGAEKLKGLADAAGVEISSLSPGVFSQFHPALPEAEIRAEGVEILTHVIGSCAAVDTRHILVPMFPRDMDEWPDSTWDQLVDGFKALGEVAEEHGVILDLETTFSADHLVMILDRVGSHAVKVYHDTGNTMTRGQDPAEEILKLGSEGVGMIHAKDTDRQALGDGRVDFDSVDAAMREIGYDGYIVLETPSGDDPNADHAKNLAFIKKLGV, from the coding sequence GTGAAATACGGTATTCGAGATAATATGTTAAAAGCACCGCTGGAAGCGGTATTTTCAGTGGCGAAGGATATTGGATTTGATGGGGTAGAGTTTTGTGTTGGGCGAGACTATGGGGAGAATATTTTGTGGGAGGACGGCGGGGCAGAGAAACTGAAGGGATTGGCAGATGCGGCAGGGGTTGAGATTTCTTCACTGTCGCCGGGGGTGTTTTCGCAATTTCACCCCGCGCTGCCAGAAGCGGAAATACGCGCCGAAGGCGTTGAGATTTTGACGCATGTGATTGGGTCATGTGCGGCGGTTGATACGCGACATATTCTGGTGCCGATGTTTCCGCGAGATATGGATGAGTGGCCGGATTCGACGTGGGATCAACTGGTGGATGGATTCAAAGCACTGGGGGAGGTTGCGGAAGAACACGGCGTGATTTTGGATCTGGAGACGACCTTTAGCGCAGATCACCTGGTGATGATTTTAGACCGCGTGGGGTCACATGCGGTGAAGGTCTATCACGATACGGGCAATACGATGACGCGCGGACAGGATCCGGCTGAGGAAATTTTGAAGCTGGGAAGTGAGGGTGTCGGGATGATTCACGCGAAGGATACGGACCGACAGGCGCTGGGAGACGGGCGCGTGGATTTTGATTCGGTAGATGCGGCGATGCGCGAGATCGGTTACGATGGGTACATCGTTTTGGAGACGCCTTCGGGCGATGATCCAAATGCCGATCACGCGAAGAATCTGGCGTTTATCAAGAAGCTGGGGGTTTGA
- a CDS encoding pyridoxal phosphate-dependent aminotransferase has translation MPFTHIVRALPATVPFVPPEALEREQGQPLALRVGANESNFGISPRAQQAMVEAVEQVHWYNDPEGYELRSALAVRHGVAQEEVVLGAGIDELLGLLVRLFAEPGDAVVTSLGAYPTFNYHVEGHGAVLHKVPYRADREDLPALLDKAWKVRPKLIYVANPDNPMGTYQRADELRDFIAGLPPDCVLLLDEAYIDFAPEDALLPLEVERAQVVRLRTFSKAHGMAGARVGYALAHRDVVVALDKVRNHFGVNRIAQAGALASLGDDAFVRSVVRQVEEGRREYAVLAAELGLQTVPSATNFVALDVGSGARARRLMQMLLQRGVFVRMPGVAPLDRCIRVTVGPSAERQAFAKVLCAVLPQLDIGDEIFC, from the coding sequence TTGCCGTTTACGCACATCGTCCGCGCCCTGCCAGCGACCGTTCCCTTTGTGCCGCCCGAGGCATTGGAGCGGGAGCAAGGGCAGCCGCTCGCCCTGCGAGTTGGTGCTAATGAGAGCAATTTTGGTATCTCGCCGCGGGCGCAGCAGGCCATGGTAGAGGCGGTGGAGCAAGTGCATTGGTACAACGATCCAGAAGGATACGAGCTGCGCTCGGCGTTGGCGGTGCGGCACGGGGTGGCGCAGGAAGAGGTCGTCTTGGGTGCGGGGATTGACGAACTGTTGGGGCTTTTGGTGCGCCTTTTTGCCGAGCCGGGCGACGCGGTGGTGACGTCGCTGGGGGCCTATCCCACGTTTAACTACCACGTCGAGGGGCACGGGGCGGTGTTGCACAAGGTGCCCTATCGCGCGGATCGAGAGGACTTGCCGGCCCTGTTGGACAAGGCGTGGAAAGTGCGCCCCAAGCTGATCTACGTGGCCAATCCCGACAACCCCATGGGCACCTATCAGCGAGCCGACGAGTTGCGGGATTTTATCGCGGGGTTGCCGCCGGATTGTGTGTTGCTGCTCGACGAGGCGTATATCGACTTCGCGCCGGAGGATGCCCTGTTGCCGCTGGAAGTGGAACGGGCACAGGTGGTGCGGTTGCGGACGTTTTCCAAGGCGCACGGCATGGCTGGGGCCAGGGTCGGCTACGCGCTGGCACACCGCGATGTGGTGGTCGCGCTCGACAAGGTGCGTAATCACTTTGGCGTCAATCGCATCGCCCAAGCTGGGGCACTTGCTTCGCTGGGCGACGATGCGTTCGTGCGCTCGGTGGTGCGGCAAGTAGAGGAAGGCCGACGGGAATACGCGGTGCTGGCGGCGGAATTGGGGCTGCAAACGGTGCCTTCGGCGACTAATTTTGTGGCCCTCGACGTGGGTAGTGGCGCGCGAGCGCGGCGGCTGATGCAGATGCTTTTGCAGCGCGGGGTCTTCGTGCGGATGCCGGGCGTGGCTCCGCTCGACCGCTGCATTCGCGTGACCGTGGGGCCATCCGCCGAGCGGCAAGCCTTTGCGAAGGTGTTGTGTGCGGTGTTGCCGCAATTAGATATTGGAGACGAAATCTTCTGTTGA